A single genomic interval of Selenobaculum gibii harbors:
- a CDS encoding TonB-dependent receptor plug domain-containing protein — protein sequence MRFVGKNKKALLTMAIGLYLTAPVSAAQANDEIVQSRDVIVSATRTQQEIKETPASVEVITREDIENLGADSVVSALKLAANVDITKTGMTGKKVSIRGMNTSQTLILIDGRRMAGEDTSVTANFYELDRINLTNVERIEIVRGPVSSLYGSDALGGVINIITRKSDATTSQLGLSTGSEQRNVDYHLDLGKNGKWAWSFDTRYSDILKQTYATENTNMFGDRHFFNISGTYDLTEDKKIDVFYEYMKENLEEDYASGNKEYWENQRRSYGITYRGEKAAGDYELRMYFNKLEKDDNTYTSARKLSDFDVAKYETFVVDGKNTTQIGDNHLLTYGGEYRQTSYRGTRLGNGGDDIFSIERDGVTKTGSEATIDYYAAYVQDEWVINDRLLVIPSLRYDDSDKFGDKVSPKIGMTYKMNDNYRLKASYGTGFKAPSISELYMNMTRQMGTMKVTVAGNPDLQPEESKNFELSLEGERGNSFGKLTYFHNDVDNLIGTETKMSYIPGSGMVATSKYVNVNKAKIDGVELELGRHLNDKWTVKLTSNYLDAIDKKDDSRLEDRAKNRTTLQLQYDDIDNSGIHAVIWNEWINEYRYSKSDYDYSTFNVSVSKKFNDTVNGYVAVENIFDKKIDDLAIDGRVWRCGVQMQL from the coding sequence ATGAGATTCGTTGGCAAAAATAAAAAAGCATTATTAACCATGGCAATAGGATTATATCTAACGGCGCCGGTATCTGCTGCGCAGGCAAATGATGAAATCGTGCAAAGTAGAGATGTTATCGTTTCGGCTACCAGAACGCAGCAAGAAATTAAAGAAACTCCAGCGAGCGTAGAGGTAATCACGCGCGAAGATATTGAAAACCTTGGGGCAGATAGTGTAGTAAGTGCATTAAAATTAGCGGCTAACGTAGATATTACGAAAACGGGAATGACAGGGAAGAAGGTATCTATTCGCGGTATGAATACGAGCCAAACTCTTATATTAATTGATGGACGGCGTATGGCAGGTGAAGATACGTCAGTTACGGCCAATTTTTATGAATTGGATCGGATTAATTTGACCAATGTTGAACGAATTGAAATTGTGCGTGGACCAGTCAGCTCGCTTTACGGTTCGGATGCACTTGGCGGTGTGATCAATATTATTACGAGAAAATCAGATGCAACGACAAGCCAACTTGGTTTATCCACAGGAAGTGAACAAAGAAATGTGGATTATCATTTAGATTTAGGAAAAAATGGGAAATGGGCCTGGAGTTTTGATACTCGTTATAGCGATATTCTGAAACAGACCTATGCAACTGAAAACACCAACATGTTTGGTGATCGTCATTTCTTTAATATTTCAGGAACTTATGATTTGACAGAAGATAAAAAAATAGATGTGTTTTATGAGTATATGAAAGAGAATTTAGAGGAAGATTATGCTTCTGGGAACAAAGAGTATTGGGAAAATCAAAGACGTTCTTATGGCATTACTTATCGTGGTGAAAAAGCGGCGGGCGATTATGAACTTCGAATGTACTTTAATAAGTTAGAAAAAGATGATAATACATATACTTCTGCTAGGAAATTGAGTGATTTTGATGTTGCAAAATACGAAACTTTCGTTGTCGATGGCAAAAATACAACACAAATTGGCGATAATCATTTACTGACTTATGGTGGGGAATATCGTCAAACTTCTTATCGAGGGACTAGATTAGGAAATGGTGGAGATGATATCTTTAGCATTGAACGGGATGGCGTAACGAAAACTGGTTCAGAAGCAACGATTGATTATTATGCAGCATACGTACAAGATGAATGGGTGATAAATGATCGTTTATTAGTGATTCCATCCTTGCGTTATGATGATAGTGACAAATTTGGTGATAAAGTAAGTCCGAAAATTGGCATGACGTATAAAATGAATGATAATTATCGGTTAAAAGCAAGTTATGGAACTGGATTCAAAGCCCCGAGTATCAGTGAACTGTATATGAATATGACACGTCAAATGGGAACGATGAAAGTTACTGTAGCCGGTAATCCAGACTTACAGCCAGAAGAATCTAAAAACTTTGAATTGAGTTTAGAAGGCGAACGTGGCAATAGTTTTGGAAAATTAACTTATTTTCACAATGATGTAGATAATTTAATTGGGACAGAAACAAAAATGAGTTATATTCCAGGTTCCGGAATGGTAGCGACAAGCAAATACGTCAATGTTAATAAAGCAAAAATTGATGGTGTCGAATTGGAATTGGGACGTCATTTAAATGATAAATGGACGGTAAAACTGACAAGTAATTATTTAGACGCAATTGATAAAAAAGATGATTCAAGATTAGAAGATCGTGCAAAAAATCGGACAACATTACAGTTGCAATATGATGATATAGACAATAGTGGTATCCATGCAGTGATTTGGAATGAGTGGATAAATGAATATCGTTATAGTAAATCGGATTATGATTATAGTACATTTAATGTCAGCGTAAGTAAAAAATTCAATGACACCGTGAATGGCTATGTTGCAGTAGAAAATATCTTTGATAAAAAGATAGATGACTTAGCAATTGACGGTAGAGTTTGGAGATGTGGAGTTCAAATGCAATTATGA
- a CDS encoding ChaN family lipoprotein, with the protein MWSSNAIMMRKWLSVIFIVGVFFISLPMQAEAALQDGFYQKNGELLSVKDVARRFSTYDVIFFGEYHDNTWIHEQENEFLKALYKEKPNLILSLEMFERDVQPYLDKYLRNQISEKDFLENSRPWKNYSEDYKPCIEFAKNKQIAVLGGNIPRYLAAEYAKSGTLYSIEEVKKKYLPSKHIVNHDVYYAAFVSYMKSGQVGMRLDDAQIERYYQAQCLKDDAMAESIVEALKQNKGKTILHLQGEFHGRNRLGVVEKVRLLNPNLRTGLITSVYVSSEAEKNLAIQNLADGDIALIVQK; encoded by the coding sequence ATGTGGAGTTCAAATGCAATTATGATGCGTAAATGGTTATCAGTAATTTTTATTGTGGGAGTGTTTTTTATCAGTTTACCAATGCAGGCAGAGGCAGCATTGCAAGATGGTTTTTATCAGAAAAATGGCGAACTGTTATCGGTTAAAGACGTTGCCCGTCGTTTTTCAACGTATGATGTGATTTTCTTTGGGGAATATCATGATAATACATGGATTCATGAACAAGAAAATGAATTTTTAAAAGCTTTATATAAAGAAAAGCCCAATTTAATTTTGTCGTTAGAAATGTTTGAACGCGATGTACAGCCTTATTTAGATAAATATTTGAGAAATCAAATTTCTGAAAAAGATTTTTTAGAAAATTCACGTCCGTGGAAGAACTATTCAGAGGATTATAAACCTTGTATTGAGTTTGCAAAAAATAAACAAATTGCCGTATTGGGCGGAAATATCCCGCGCTATCTAGCCGCTGAATATGCGAAAAGTGGAACGCTATACAGCATAGAAGAAGTTAAGAAAAAGTATCTGCCATCTAAGCATATCGTGAATCATGATGTGTATTATGCTGCATTTGTTTCTTATATGAAATCGGGACAGGTTGGGATGCGACTGGATGATGCACAGATTGAAAGGTATTATCAAGCGCAATGCTTAAAAGATGATGCGATGGCGGAAAGTATAGTTGAAGCATTAAAGCAGAATAAAGGTAAAACTATTCTTCATTTACAAGGGGAGTTTCATGGGAGAAATCGACTTGGCGTAGTAGAGAAGGTACGGTTATTGAATCCTAATTTACGTACCGGACTGATTACCTCTGTTTATGTGAGCTCAGAAGCAGAAAAAAATTTGGCAATACAAAATTTAGCAGACGGAGATATTGCACTTATTGTTCAAAAATAA
- a CDS encoding M20 metallopeptidase family protein has translation MNLYTLTQKHHPWAVSLRRHFHQYPEVSGEEYQTQAKLLAELKALQINCRPAGTTGVIAEIQGKISGKTIAIRADIDALPIQDECNTPYQSKNKNACHACGHDGHIAVVFGTLQIIHELRDKLQGTFRFIFQPREEQFPSGAVSMIEDGALDNVDAIIGAHIWQPISLGTIGITYGNLMASPDKFKITVHGKGGHGSMPQQTVDPILIASQIVLGLNTIVSRSIDPLELAVVSVGSIQAGNAFNIIPETATLEGTVRSFDENVRQQIFARIEAIVSGICAANDATAKIETLLGHPAIINVPSYSKAIAKAVEKCHAPIKVEEVPPVMCGEDFSYYLKHVPGAFFFIGTGTDKMIYPHHHPKFDIDERAILYGMEVMARTAIDLAKA, from the coding sequence ATGAATCTCTATACACTTACACAAAAACATCATCCTTGGGCAGTTTCACTTCGTCGCCATTTTCATCAATATCCTGAAGTTAGCGGTGAGGAATATCAAACCCAAGCAAAATTATTAGCTGAATTAAAAGCGCTGCAAATTAACTGCCGCCCTGCGGGAACTACAGGTGTAATTGCCGAAATTCAAGGTAAAATTTCAGGCAAAACCATCGCGATTCGCGCTGATATTGATGCATTGCCAATCCAAGATGAATGTAATACACCGTATCAATCGAAAAATAAAAATGCTTGCCATGCTTGTGGTCATGACGGTCATATCGCTGTTGTCTTTGGCACCTTACAAATAATTCACGAACTGCGTGATAAACTTCAAGGAACGTTTCGCTTTATCTTTCAACCTCGTGAAGAGCAATTTCCCAGTGGTGCTGTTTCTATGATTGAAGATGGTGCATTAGATAATGTAGATGCGATTATCGGCGCACATATTTGGCAGCCAATTTCGCTCGGTACAATCGGCATTACCTATGGCAATCTCATGGCATCGCCTGATAAATTTAAAATCACTGTACATGGGAAAGGCGGGCACGGTTCGATGCCACAGCAAACCGTTGATCCAATCTTAATTGCCTCTCAAATCGTTCTCGGTTTAAATACGATTGTGAGCCGCTCGATTGATCCACTTGAACTTGCTGTTGTTTCCGTTGGCTCAATCCAAGCGGGAAATGCTTTCAATATCATCCCCGAAACGGCAACCCTTGAGGGAACTGTTCGCTCTTTTGATGAAAATGTACGCCAACAAATCTTCGCTCGCATTGAAGCTATTGTGAGTGGAATCTGTGCGGCGAATGATGCTACTGCTAAAATTGAAACTTTATTGGGGCATCCAGCAATTATCAATGTTCCTAGCTACAGTAAAGCAATCGCTAAGGCAGTAGAAAAATGTCACGCACCAATCAAAGTAGAAGAAGTTCCTCCTGTGATGTGTGGCGAAGATTTTTCTTACTATCTAAAGCATGTTCCCGGAGCTTTTTTCTTTATTGGCACAGGTACGGATAAAATGATTTATCCACATCATCATCCAAAATTTGATATCGATGAACGTGCAATTCTTTACGGAATGGAAGTCATGGCACGAACAGCTATTGATTTAGCCAAAGCCTAG
- a CDS encoding aminopeptidase, with protein sequence MEQKLEKYARLVVRKGVNIEKNQILVINAPIECADFARKIAKEAYLAGARDVVVSWNDEVLGRIRFMHAPEEIFDEFPDWRKEMYIGYARQGAAFISIAASDPEILKGVNPDRIARTQKASGNALKEYRERMMNNKNTWCVVSIPTVNWAKKMFPKLSEREAMAKLWEAILETVRVGDGDPIESWEKHLNILKKNKELMNQYNFKSLHYKNSLGTDLTIELPKGHIWFSGSEFTPEGREFVANMPTEEVYTMPKKHGVNGTVVSSKPLNYHGNLIEEFKLTFKDGKVIEYSAKRGQEILEKLLTADDSSAYLGEVALVPHDSPISNLNILFYNTLFDENASCHLAFGKAYPVCIAGGDKMNESELEAADVNDSIIHEDFMVGTKDLEIIGITEDGKEVAVFKNGNFAW encoded by the coding sequence ATGGAACAAAAGTTAGAAAAGTATGCACGCCTTGTTGTGCGCAAAGGTGTAAATATTGAGAAAAACCAGATTCTTGTGATTAATGCGCCGATTGAATGTGCAGATTTTGCCCGCAAGATTGCAAAAGAAGCTTACTTGGCTGGAGCAAGGGATGTTGTGGTCAGTTGGAATGATGAGGTATTGGGGCGGATTCGGTTTATGCATGCGCCAGAAGAAATCTTTGATGAATTTCCTGACTGGCGCAAAGAAATGTATATCGGGTATGCACGGCAAGGCGCCGCATTTATCTCTATCGCAGCATCAGATCCGGAAATTTTAAAGGGCGTAAATCCGGATCGTATTGCAAGAACGCAAAAAGCGAGTGGAAATGCGTTAAAAGAATATCGTGAACGCATGATGAACAATAAAAATACCTGGTGTGTTGTATCAATTCCAACGGTTAACTGGGCGAAAAAAATGTTTCCGAAGTTGAGTGAAAGGGAAGCCATGGCGAAATTGTGGGAAGCGATTTTGGAAACGGTACGCGTTGGCGATGGAGACCCAATAGAAAGCTGGGAAAAACATTTGAATATATTGAAAAAAAATAAAGAGTTGATGAATCAATACAATTTTAAAAGTTTACATTACAAAAATTCGCTAGGAACAGATTTGACGATTGAATTACCAAAAGGACATATTTGGTTCAGTGGTTCTGAATTTACACCAGAAGGTAGAGAATTCGTTGCGAATATGCCAACAGAGGAAGTTTATACAATGCCGAAAAAACATGGCGTAAATGGTACCGTGGTTAGTTCGAAACCGTTAAATTATCATGGAAATTTGATTGAGGAGTTCAAATTGACGTTCAAAGACGGAAAAGTTATCGAGTATTCAGCAAAAAGAGGCCAGGAAATTTTAGAAAAGTTGTTGACTGCGGATGATAGTTCTGCTTATCTTGGCGAAGTTGCACTTGTTCCCCATGATTCACCGATTTCGAATTTGAATATTTTATTTTACAATACACTATTCGATGAAAATGCCTCTTGCCACTTAGCATTCGGTAAAGCATATCCAGTTTGTATTGCAGGCGGCGATAAAATGAATGAATCAGAACTGGAAGCTGCTGATGTGAATGATTCGATTATTCATGAAGATTTTATGGTTGGTACGAAAGATTTAGAAATTATCGGTATTACGGAAGATGGTAAAGAAGTAGCGGTATTTAAAAATGGCAATTTTGCTTGGTGA
- a CDS encoding GNAT family N-acetyltransferase, translating to MLIRQETSKDCNMVYSLVKDAFATAEYSDGNEQDLVAALRNGVAFVPELSLIAEIDGRIAGHIMFTKARVGEDTVLVLAPLSVLPEFQKQGIGTALIEEGHKIAKKLGYQYSLVLGSEKYYPRFGYRPAEQFGIEVPEGISSANFMAINLQDNVKPISGTVTYAKEFGI from the coding sequence ATGTTAATCAGACAGGAAACAAGCAAAGATTGCAATATGGTTTATAGTCTTGTAAAAGATGCATTTGCAACCGCAGAATACAGCGATGGAAATGAGCAGGATTTAGTTGCTGCTTTAAGAAATGGGGTGGCATTTGTACCGGAACTTTCTCTAATCGCGGAGATTGACGGCAGGATTGCAGGACATATTATGTTCACAAAAGCAAGGGTGGGAGAGGACACAGTACTTGTCTTGGCACCGTTGTCCGTGCTGCCAGAATTTCAAAAGCAGGGCATAGGTACTGCTTTAATTGAAGAAGGTCACAAAATTGCCAAGAAATTAGGATATCAGTATTCGCTGGTCTTAGGAAGTGAAAAATATTATCCGCGATTTGGTTACCGTCCAGCAGAACAGTTTGGTATTGAAGTTCCTGAGGGGATATCTTCTGCCAATTTTATGGCAATCAACCTGCAAGATAATGTAAAGCCTATAAGTGGAACGGTAACTTATGCAAAAGAGTTTGGGATTTAA
- a CDS encoding DEAD/DEAH box helicase → MLTDELIKKSAATIETFSRGLSYYRNHYVKDFTANQNTFSALVYGSDIYNVRITLNENADHISAYHCDCPASHKYIGACKHVIAVLKRIQECNLDKQPPVKKQEPSNLLFHFFQSIRQSPQNEKVAHLIPTLNIRRYYKKIAADLEFTIGSERQYVIRNMKNFLSSAYLKEDIKFGAKFTLHSVMPNFDSISAQLYNLLITAYEDEQSLSPYTISDSKVAVNKSFLLTPTSLQKFFAIMENTPFDLSFDGYLYPQTIILNDRPNLKIKLENNAYGKAVLSLGKTSILPLDHHYRYLWVNDTLYHVDKEFSTYIKPLSLAFEQSPGITLPIHTEDLPRFFSNVMPELEKIASLDVSNTIMKKYDILPLNAAIYLDQDKNSLYADLKFKYGDIEINPFLNKEIVNHTGDKILIRDQQEEDKIHALFAKYAFTPQKNHYVQSDEMQIYDFLNDGIRELTNCAEIYYSDTMKANPIKRIENLSTGIRVSDDNVLEMSFEADDLNLPDIFSMLRSYRLKKRYHRLKNGTFINLDNDELANLADLAEHLNLKVPKNSNTIKLSLAKALYLDNLSRDIEGLKLSRNQAFNQLISDITEPAKLDIAIPPSLNAILRDYQKIGFKWLKTLAHYKLGGILADDMGLGKTLQVITFILSEKSKSPLPSIVIAPTSLIYNWQEEIERFAPELTSLVITGSRAERLELLKQSNNYDIIITTYNILKRDITDYENRHFHYCFLDEAQHIKNPNTQNAKSVKHLQTDGYFALTGTPIENTLTELWSIFDFIMPDYLLSHSAFKKKFEIPIVKKQDPLVMRDLNRYITPFILRRIKSKVLTELPPKIESKLINTMTDKQAKIYQSYFIQAQKEFQAELAKNGFEQSRIKILSILTRLRQICCHPSLFLEDYHGSSGKLELMLEMLVDAINGNHRVLIFSQFTSMLAILQNELKNRNISYYYLDGSTPALDRVQMANSFNSGDQSVFLISLKAGGTGLNLIGADMVIHYDPWWNPSVEEQATDRAYRLGQDNTVQVFKLITKNTIEEKIFNLQQKKKSLIDSIIQPGENFLSKLNEKELRELFNLT, encoded by the coding sequence ATGCTTACCGATGAACTTATAAAAAAATCGGCTGCGACCATTGAAACGTTTAGTCGCGGCTTATCTTATTATCGAAATCATTATGTAAAAGATTTCACTGCCAATCAAAATACATTTAGCGCCTTAGTTTACGGCTCTGACATCTATAACGTGCGTATCACTTTGAACGAAAATGCCGACCATATCTCCGCATATCATTGTGATTGTCCTGCATCCCATAAATATATTGGCGCTTGTAAACACGTCATTGCTGTTTTAAAGCGAATTCAAGAATGTAATTTAGATAAACAGCCGCCTGTAAAGAAGCAAGAGCCTAGTAACTTGCTTTTTCATTTTTTCCAAAGCATTCGCCAGTCTCCCCAAAATGAAAAAGTCGCCCATCTTATTCCAACATTAAATATTCGTCGTTACTATAAAAAAATTGCCGCTGACCTTGAGTTTACAATTGGCAGTGAACGACAATATGTAATTCGCAATATGAAAAATTTTCTATCTTCCGCGTATCTAAAAGAAGATATTAAATTTGGCGCAAAATTCACCTTACATTCTGTAATGCCAAATTTCGATTCTATCTCTGCACAACTTTACAATCTCTTAATAACGGCATATGAAGATGAACAAAGTCTATCACCGTACACGATTAGTGACAGTAAAGTAGCGGTGAATAAAAGTTTTCTTTTAACTCCTACCAGTTTACAGAAATTTTTCGCAATCATGGAAAACACCCCGTTTGACCTTTCTTTTGATGGATATTTGTATCCACAGACAATCATCCTAAATGATCGACCCAATCTAAAAATCAAATTAGAAAATAACGCTTACGGCAAAGCCGTATTATCACTTGGAAAAACATCAATTCTCCCGCTAGACCATCATTATCGTTATTTGTGGGTAAACGATACTTTATATCATGTTGATAAAGAGTTTTCAACCTATATAAAGCCGCTTTCACTAGCTTTTGAACAAAGTCCCGGGATTACACTCCCGATTCATACCGAAGACCTACCACGTTTTTTTTCAAATGTTATGCCTGAATTAGAAAAAATAGCATCTTTGGATGTTTCCAATACAATTATGAAAAAATATGATATTTTGCCGCTTAATGCTGCGATTTATCTTGATCAAGATAAAAACTCTCTCTATGCCGATCTCAAATTCAAATACGGTGATATCGAAATTAATCCTTTTCTCAATAAAGAAATCGTTAATCATACCGGAGATAAAATTTTGATTCGCGATCAACAAGAAGAAGATAAAATTCATGCGTTATTCGCCAAATATGCATTTACCCCACAAAAAAATCACTATGTACAATCAGATGAAATGCAGATTTATGACTTCTTGAATGATGGAATTCGTGAACTTACCAATTGCGCCGAAATCTATTACAGCGACACGATGAAAGCAAACCCAATAAAAAGAATCGAAAATCTCTCTACTGGCATTCGTGTAAGCGATGACAATGTACTTGAAATGTCATTTGAAGCAGACGATTTAAATTTGCCAGATATTTTTTCCATGCTGCGTTCCTATCGCTTAAAAAAACGCTACCATCGTTTGAAAAATGGTACCTTTATCAATTTAGACAATGATGAATTAGCAAATTTAGCTGATTTAGCTGAACACTTAAATCTAAAAGTCCCTAAAAATAGCAATACAATCAAACTCTCCTTGGCAAAAGCGCTCTACCTCGACAACTTATCGCGCGATATTGAAGGATTAAAATTATCACGTAATCAGGCATTCAATCAGCTCATTTCTGATATTACCGAACCGGCAAAGCTGGATATTGCTATACCGCCATCACTCAATGCCATCTTACGCGACTATCAGAAAATCGGCTTTAAATGGCTTAAAACTTTGGCTCATTACAAATTGGGCGGAATCCTCGCTGATGATATGGGCTTGGGGAAAACGTTGCAAGTCATCACCTTCATCTTATCGGAAAAATCAAAATCTCCACTGCCGTCCATCGTGATTGCTCCGACTTCACTCATTTACAATTGGCAAGAAGAAATTGAGCGATTTGCACCAGAACTTACCTCACTCGTCATCACTGGATCACGAGCAGAACGACTTGAGCTACTCAAACAGAGTAACAATTATGATATTATTATCACTACCTATAATATCTTAAAACGTGATATTACAGACTACGAAAACCGCCATTTTCACTATTGTTTTCTCGATGAAGCGCAACATATTAAAAACCCCAATACACAAAATGCAAAATCCGTAAAACATCTTCAAACTGATGGTTATTTTGCCCTCACAGGCACACCGATTGAAAACACATTGACTGAATTGTGGTCGATTTTTGACTTCATCATGCCTGACTATCTATTATCACATAGTGCCTTTAAGAAAAAATTTGAAATTCCGATTGTAAAAAAACAAGACCCTCTCGTTATGCGAGATTTAAACCGTTATATTACCCCATTTATTCTCCGCCGAATCAAAAGCAAAGTATTAACGGAATTACCGCCAAAAATTGAAAGTAAATTAATCAATACAATGACCGACAAGCAAGCAAAAATTTATCAAAGCTATTTCATTCAAGCCCAAAAAGAATTTCAAGCCGAACTTGCTAAAAATGGCTTTGAGCAAAGTCGAATAAAAATTTTATCTATTTTAACGCGCTTACGCCAAATCTGCTGTCATCCAAGTTTATTCCTCGAAGATTATCACGGCAGTAGTGGGAAACTTGAATTGATGCTGGAGATGTTAGTCGATGCCATAAACGGGAATCATCGCGTTTTGATTTTCTCTCAATTTACCAGCATGTTGGCGATTCTGCAAAACGAATTAAAAAATCGCAACATTTCCTATTACTACTTAGACGGATCTACCCCGGCACTTGACCGCGTGCAAATGGCAAACTCCTTTAATAGCGGTGATCAGTCGGTATTCTTAATCTCGCTCAAAGCTGGTGGCACAGGACTGAATTTAATTGGCGCTGATATGGTTATTCATTACGACCCATGGTGGAATCCCTCAGTTGAGGAGCAGGCAACCGACCGCGCCTATCGCTTAGGACAGGATAATACCGTGCAAGTCTTTAAATTAATCACCAAAAATACTATCGAAGAAAAAATCTTCAACCTGCAACAAAAGAAAAAATCGCTCATCGATAGCATCATCCAGCCGGGAGAAAATTTCTTATCCAAACTTAACGAAAAAGAATTACGCGAATTATTTAATCTAACCTAA
- a CDS encoding AzlC family ABC transporter permease — MGAAIIFKGLLDKEVWKAALPICFGYLFLGSACGVFAQKVGLTVWQSGIMSILVFAGSGQFIAIAMMGGGASILSIVLTTFIVNLRHVLYSSTLATYLMRQSSRYLGVFAQGITDETFAVNLSNFSQPRWTPDRALALNIISHSAWIFSNMLGNVLGNIILVDIAVVNYTLTAMFIGLWTYHFSNKLLIMIGLFGGVLALGLSSVLPHKLHIVVATLIAATAGCVIEGGANKK, encoded by the coding sequence GTGGGGGCGGCTATTATTTTTAAAGGTTTGCTGGATAAAGAGGTATGGAAAGCTGCATTACCGATTTGTTTTGGGTATTTATTTTTAGGTTCGGCTTGTGGCGTTTTTGCCCAAAAGGTAGGACTTACAGTGTGGCAGAGTGGAATTATGTCAATTCTCGTTTTTGCTGGCAGTGGACAATTTATTGCCATTGCAATGATGGGGGGCGGCGCTTCTATCTTATCGATTGTTTTGACTACATTTATTGTTAATTTACGGCATGTATTATATAGTTCAACTTTAGCTACTTATTTGATGCGCCAATCTTCACGATATTTAGGTGTATTTGCACAAGGGATTACAGATGAAACTTTTGCTGTAAATTTAAGTAATTTTTCGCAACCAAGGTGGACACCGGATCGAGCATTGGCACTAAACATCATCTCGCATAGTGCTTGGATTTTCAGCAATATGCTTGGAAATGTATTAGGAAATATTATCTTAGTCGATATCGCCGTTGTAAACTATACATTAACAGCGATGTTTATTGGCTTATGGACGTATCATTTTAGCAATAAATTACTGATTATGATTGGGTTATTTGGCGGTGTTTTAGCTTTGGGATTATCAAGTGTTTTACCGCATAAATTACATATTGTTGTTGCAACGTTAATTGCAGCAACAGCAGGGTGTGTTATCGAAGGTGGGGCGAATAAGAAATGA
- a CDS encoding AzlD domain-containing protein, translating to MMSTTEIMYCILGMCIVSYIPRALPPFILARVSLSPVVERWLRYVPTSIFGALVFSEIFINGDHLNLSLNNINLLASLIVLVVSLKTKSLAKSIVTGILVYWILTNFI from the coding sequence ATGATGAGTACAACTGAAATTATGTATTGTATATTAGGCATGTGTATTGTTTCTTATATTCCACGTGCATTACCTCCTTTTATTTTAGCAAGAGTGAGCCTATCGCCAGTCGTTGAACGATGGTTACGTTATGTGCCAACATCAATTTTTGGTGCACTCGTCTTTTCAGAAATTTTTATTAATGGCGATCATTTAAATCTAAGTCTAAATAATATAAATTTACTTGCTTCGCTGATTGTACTTGTCGTTTCGCTAAAGACAAAATCCTTAGCGAAGAGTATTGTAACAGGGATACTTGTTTATTGGATATTAACGAATTTTATATAA